TGGTGCTTTCCTCGGCAATCAGGATTGAGTCTCCATCCCTGTCCTTCAGTACTTCGATGAAGGTCACAAAAAAGTTACTGGGCCCATCCAGCAGCTGCTGGATATAGGAATGCTGATCACTTGTTCCTTTATTTCCAAGTACTGTAATTCCCTGATGGACAATATTTCCGTCCAAGTCCTTTTCTTTTCCCAGAGACTCCATGATCAATTGCTGAAGATATTTCGGGAAAAGCTCCAAACGGTCTTTATAAGGAAGGATAACCATCTGCTGCCCGCCTTTGCCGCCTGTCAGAACGTACCACGCCAAGGCAGTCAGGGCTGCAGGGTTGCTTTTCGTATCCGTGTTCCTGGTTAGGGAGTTGCATTTCTTGGCCCCGTCCAAAAGGCCACAAATATCAATTCCCTGTAAAGCCAGCGGCAGCAGCCCCACAGCGGACAAGACAGAAGTCCGCCCGCCAACCCATTCCCAAACCGGGAAAGCGTCCAGCCAATCCTCTTTAATCCGTATCTGATCCAGTCTGCTTCCTGGTTGGGTGATACTGACCGCATGACGGCTGAAGTCCAACCCCCGGCTTACGTAAAAATGACGAACTTCTTCCATTCCGTTGCGGGTTTCAACCGTGCCGCCGCTTTTGGAGATTACGATCGTTAATGTTGCATCCGCCTTAGCATCCAGCTCAGCAAAAATACGATCCATACCGTCAGGATCTGTGTTATCGATAAAGTACAGCGAACAGGGATCACCTTTGTTTCCGAGCGCCTCGGAAACAAAACGCGGTCCTAAGGAAGATCCGCCAATGCCAACAATAATGACGTTCCGGAAAGGGCGTCCTTTTTGACCACATATAGTACCCGCATGAACATCCTGCGCAAAGTATAGAATACGGCGCAGGGTATCTTTGATTGCCGCGCCTATTTCCGGCTGCGGAGCTAATTCCGGATCACTCAGCCAATAATGCCCAACCATCCGCTGCTCGTCCGGGTTGGCAACCGCTCCCTGTTCCAAGGCCTGAATCTGGCAATACATGTCCTGCAGGCGTATTTCCATGTCATCCAGATACGTATCCGGAAATCCTGAACGGCTAACATCCACCTGGATTCCCAGTTCATTATCGAAATAAAAGTATTCCCGGAATTTCTGCCATTGTGACGTCACAATACAATCACCTCACCCGCTGGTAATGATACTCTACCCTGGACATTCCGATTCTATACCTCGCACGATGTGAGGCATAATATTTTAATTATAGCTGAAATGAATGAAAAAGTATTGCGCAATTTGTCGTGTCAAAAGCTCATTTATTTCATTCCGCTGCAATATCTTTGATATCCCTTTTTCCGCAGTAGACACGCAGGACATTCCCCACACCCATCACCTTTGATACCGTTATAACAGGTCAATGTCTCTTCTTGAATCATTGCAAGCACACCGAGATCGTCAGCCAGTTTCCAGGTTTCCGCCTTGTCGATCCACATCAGAGGGGTATGAATCACAAATTCGTAATCCATGGCGAGATTAAGGGTTACATTCAGGGACTTAACAAAAATATCCCGACAGTCCGGATAACCGCTGTAATCACTCTGAGAAACGCCGGTGATCAAATGTCTTACTCCCCTCTGTTTGGCAAAAACAGCTGCAAACGACAGAAAGAGCATATTCCTGCCGTCCACAAATGTGTTCGGTAACCGGTCGGGCGGCGAATTTTTCTCAACTTCAATCTCCGGCCTGGTCAACGAATTCGGTGCAAGCTGATTTAATAAACTGAGATCCAGCAGATGATGCTCAATCTGGTGCTTAGCACATATTTCTCTGGCACAATCCAATTCCAGCCGGTGTTTTTGCCCATAATCAAAGGACAGGGCAATGACTTCTGCAAATAACTGTCTGGCCCAAAAAAGACAGGTCGTACTGTCCTGGCCGCCGCTAAAAATGACCAAAGCTTTTTCATTTTTTTGCATGGCTTATACTCCTCTCTTTTCCGGATCCCAGATCACTTTATGTAGCTGAAGCTGCAAGCACACCCCCTCCATTTGATGCACAATCATAAATTTAACGATCTCAGACGGCGCAATGTGTGCAAAAACAGGACTGATAAATACCGCAGTTTTCTTGATCAGGCCGTAGGCACTTATGATTTCGCACGCCCTTGCCAGATCGTTTTGATCGCCAACCACGAATTTCACGGCATCCCGGCATGTCAGGACCTCAAAATTTGCTAAAACCATCTTGTCCTCCATACCGCTCGAAGCAAGTTTGTAGTCCATCGTAAATCCCGGACGGCGGTCAGCCTCTGTGCAAAAGGGCTTCAGACTGACGCTGCCATTCGTTTCAATCTCGACGGAAAGTGCCGGATCCTGGCACAGCAAGTCGGTCAGCGCTGCAATACCAGGTTGTATCAACGGCTCCCCGCCTGTCAGCGTGACGTTCTTTATACCTGTGGCCAGGACCTGTTTATAGAGCTCCGCTCCCGTCATTTCCCGGTAAGAAACACCCCCTTCATTAGCCCAGCGGGTGTCACAGTAAGTACATTGCAGATTACACCCGGCAAATCTGACAAAAACAGCCAGTTCTCCTGCCCGCGGTCCCTCTCCGTTAATGCTTGAAAAAATTTCTGCAACCCTGTATTTCATCTTAAATCACCATCTGCCTTCGTAGACTGCGCAATTCGCGGGCGTTTCAAACACACTGACCCTGGTCATTTGATATCCTTTACCCGTCAAAGCCTCGTAAAAGCACCTGGCAAAATTTTCGGCTGTTGTCCTGAAAGGCACCTCAATGACCCGGAAGCCGTCCTGAATAAGATGTTCCAGCGTACTTTTTCGCAGCGTTCCGTCTTCCACAAGCAAGGCATGATCATAGTCATCCGTCAGCTGTTTGAGATCCGCTTTCAGCTGGCTGAAATCAACAATCATCCCCCTGGCTTCTCCTTCATCTGCGAGTGTTTCAGATTCAATTTCCACAACCACTCGCCAGCTGTGGCCATGAATGTTCCGGCACTTGCCTGGATGGCCTGCCAGAAAGTGCGCGCTGTCAAAACTGTTTTCCACCTTCAACATGTACATATCATGCAACCTCCCCAAGAAACAAAAAAAGAGCTGCTGCTCTCCAAACAAAAAACTACCCAAGACGGTAGTGGTCCTAGTTTTGTTTAGAGACAGGATGGATTTCGAACTGTCTTTATTTTATTCATAAATTAAGCATATCATGCTAACGTTGATCTGTAAATGAGCTTTGTTGGTATTTGGGGAAGACGGCTTTTGAAGATTGCTTTGAAGATTGCTTCTTTTGAATTTATACTTTTTATTATACAATGATA
This genomic stretch from Dehalobacter restrictus DSM 9455 harbors:
- a CDS encoding glucose-6-phosphate isomerase, which translates into the protein MTSQWQKFREYFYFDNELGIQVDVSRSGFPDTYLDDMEIRLQDMYCQIQALEQGAVANPDEQRMVGHYWLSDPELAPQPEIGAAIKDTLRRILYFAQDVHAGTICGQKGRPFRNVIIVGIGGSSLGPRFVSEALGNKGDPCSLYFIDNTDPDGMDRIFAELDAKADATLTIVISKSGGTVETRNGMEEVRHFYVSRGLDFSRHAVSITQPGSRLDQIRIKEDWLDAFPVWEWVGGRTSVLSAVGLLPLALQGIDICGLLDGAKKCNSLTRNTDTKSNPAALTALAWYVLTGGKGGQQMVILPYKDRLELFPKYLQQLIMESLGKEKDLDGNIVHQGITVLGNKGTSDQHSYIQQLLDGPSNFFVTFIEVLKDRDGDSILIAEESTSGDYLQAFLLGTRNALSNKGRKSITLTVRDLSPVTIGVLIALYERTVSMYAQLVHVNAYHQPAVEMAKKGAQEMIQLKNLALRVLRACKTGGLTVEEIALEIEADGSVVDREMLYKILKHLEANRGNRIISQKSGSEFEALYQVASDQQ
- the queC gene encoding 7-cyano-7-deazaguanine synthase QueC, yielding MQKNEKALVIFSGGQDSTTCLFWARQLFAEVIALSFDYGQKHRLELDCAREICAKHQIEHHLLDLSLLNQLAPNSLTRPEIEVEKNSPPDRLPNTFVDGRNMLFLSFAAVFAKQRGVRHLITGVSQSDYSGYPDCRDIFVKSLNVTLNLAMDYEFVIHTPLMWIDKAETWKLADDLGVLAMIQEETLTCYNGIKGDGCGECPACLLRKKGYQRYCSGMK
- the queE gene encoding putative 7-carboxy-7-deazaguanine synthase QueE, producing the protein MKYRVAEIFSSINGEGPRAGELAVFVRFAGCNLQCTYCDTRWANEGGVSYREMTGAELYKQVLATGIKNVTLTGGEPLIQPGIAALTDLLCQDPALSVEIETNGSVSLKPFCTEADRRPGFTMDYKLASSGMEDKMVLANFEVLTCRDAVKFVVGDQNDLARACEIISAYGLIKKTAVFISPVFAHIAPSEIVKFMIVHQMEGVCLQLQLHKVIWDPEKRGV
- the queD gene encoding 6-carboxytetrahydropterin synthase QueD; the protein is MYMLKVENSFDSAHFLAGHPGKCRNIHGHSWRVVVEIESETLADEGEARGMIVDFSQLKADLKQLTDDYDHALLVEDGTLRKSTLEHLIQDGFRVIEVPFRTTAENFARCFYEALTGKGYQMTRVSVFETPANCAVYEGRW